One window of the Dermacentor andersoni chromosome 10, qqDerAnde1_hic_scaffold, whole genome shotgun sequence genome contains the following:
- the LOC126544456 gene encoding uncharacterized protein isoform X7 produces the protein MAPKRRRESPNTRKQKNNERRRLKRATMSPDTKAKEAERRRQQRQRNRPQAQTSTAASEACQPQVSPKTRRRNSNAARMRLKRAEMSPGSKAKEAERKRRQRWQARASQPDVPADIEASTSKRTFLTTHPRLQFAAATNYFTKQFVQNAFGATCSLSVYCSIHGTPPVVSTKAVQTEATGCFSTTMDIAVGTTIVDRGVCQSTQTLPAAEKVHRWADATDFDVDDSGLHMQAISGSKGVAW, from the exons ATGGCTCCCAAACGCCGTCGCGAGTCTCCCAACACGCGGAAGCAGAAGAACAACGAGCGACGGCGCTTGAAGCGGGCTACAATGTCTCCAGACACCAAAGCAAAGGAGGCGGAGCGACGACGGCAGCAACGGCAGCGCAATCGTCCTCAGGCGCAGACATCGACCGCTGCGAGTGAGGCGTGTCAGCCTCAGGTTTCTCCAAAGACGAGGAGACGAAACAGCAACGCTGCGCGGATGCGTCTGAAACGAGCCGAAATGTCTCCAGGCAGCAAGGCGAAGGAGGCTGAGCGTAAACGGCGACAGCGATGGCAAGCGAGAGCCTCGCAGCCAGATGTGCCAGCCGATATCGAAGCATCCACTTCAAAGCGTACCTTCCTCACGACGCATCCCAGACTGCAGTTTGCCGCAGCGACCAACTACTTCACCAAGCAGTTCGTCCAGAACGCATTTGGAGCTACCTGTTCT CTATCGGTGTACTGCAGCATACATGGAACTCCGCCTGTTGTATCTACAAAAGCTGTGCAGACAGAGGCCACAGGGTGCTTCAGTACTACGATGGATATTGCAGTTGGGACAACGATCGTTGACAGGGGTGTGTGCCAGTCAACCCAGACATTGCCTGCTGCTGAGAAGGTGCACAGATGGGCAGATGCCACAGACTTTGATGTCGATGACAGTGGCCTTCATATGCAAGCGATTTCAG GTTCTAAAGGAGTGGCCTGGTGA